Proteins encoded in a region of the Drosophila sechellia strain sech25 chromosome 2L, ASM438219v1, whole genome shotgun sequence genome:
- the LOC6613517 gene encoding septin-interacting protein 1, with protein sequence MSDSDYERFEITDYDLDNEFNINRPRGRQSRHQQIYGIWADDSEEESGGEGGNKRRGRPARKPKDYTMPVNFVAGGIQQSGKKKKKALQADDEKGSQKEGADADQGEQSDDSDASGRPAFGRNVPGSSNSSSEEERPTLGRKQPSTTFQHRSHIASERNVGAWEQHTRGIGAKLLLQMGYEPGKGLGKDLQGISQPVQAHVRKGRGAIGAYGPETAASIGGKTNKSIKVDEDVREAKEFKDQLNKWRKGPAGGAEPMERQGKRYYYKSVEEVIAKGHTSSHLLSEKLSKKLGNVRVIDMTGPERRVLSGYHALGQAKITPEETLYETEATEKGSAPPCVFAMPELTHNLQLLVSQCEQQIIAIDNQERECSSQQAALESEHRKLEEIVQLEQNHIRTLEESLQRVERLSDNPDLSLPQAERLFRELLVDYATEFQEFGLADLAAGVIAPLLKRELVQWQPLVHPTEPLPLIKKWRGMLQQGDAAEQQPRNVFDPYSSLIWAGVMPSFRASAAAWEPKEHPPMAALLDAWAPLLPSWVLDSVLEQLVLPRLVAGVQEWDPLTDTVPIDSWVLPWHAILGSKLEEAVYPQIRSKLGMALRAWSPQDRSARAMLTPWQKAFPEEEMQEFLQRYIVPKLQATLGELIINPLHQDLELWHQVWEWHELIDPMYMAQLLDRHFFPRWMQVLVVWLNQSPDYAEISRWYTGWKSMLSEPLLREPSVKEHLRRALEIMHRASDALLQPTVTPTPPPPVPPAPVIMMDLIHPPAQLEFKELVSQQCADLGIIFAPLPGRREMGKQIYRVGKLFCYIDRHVCMVSDGSFSNWKPVSLNHLLERSQTGIL encoded by the exons ATGTCGGACAGCGATTACGAGCGTTTCGAGATAACGGACTACGATCTGGACAATGAGTTCAACATCAATCGACCCCGTGGCCGCCAGAGCAGGCACCAACAGATCTACG GTATTTGGGCTGATGACAGCGAGGAGGAGAGTGGTGGCGAGGGCGGAAACAAGCGAAGGGGGCGCCCCGCCCGCAAACCCAAAGACTACACCATGCCCGTCAATTTTGTCGCCGGCGGCATTCAGCAGTCGggaaagaagaagaagaaggcgCTCCAAGCCGATGATGAGAAGGGATCGCAAAAAGAAGGAGCAGATGCGGACCAGGGCGAGCAGAGCGACGACTCCGACGCCAGCGGACGGCCAGCCTTTGGCCGGAACGTCCCGGGCAGCTCCAACAGCTCATCAGAAGAGGAGAGGCCAACGCTGGGCCGGAAACAGCCAAGCACCACATTTCAGCATCGCTCCCACATCGCCAGCGAGCGCAACGTGGGCGCCTGGGAGCAGCATACACGCGGCATTGGAGCTAAGCTGCTTCTCCAAATGGGCTATGAGCCTGGTAAGGGTCTGGGCAAAGACCTGCAGGGCATCTCGCAGCCGGTGCAAGCCCATGTCCGCAAGGGCAGAGGTGCTATCGGCGCCTATGGACCCGAAACTGCCGCAAGCATCGGAGGAAAGACGAACAAGAGCATCAAGGTGGATGAGGATGTGCGCGAGGCGAAAGAGTTCAAGGACCAGCTGAACAAGTGGCGAAAGGGCCCAGCCGGTGGCGCCGAACCAATGGAGCGGCAGGGCAAGCGCTACTACTACAAGTCCGTGGAGGAGGTGATTGCCAAGGGCCACACGTCCAGCCACCTACTGTCGGAGAAGCTGAGCAAGAAACTGGGCAATGTGCGGGTGATCGATATGACAGGCCCAGAGCGACGAGTGCTGAGTGGCTATCATGCCTTGGGACAGGCTAAAATTACGCCAGAGGAGACGCTTTACGAAACGGAGGCGACGGAAAAGGGATCCGCTCCTCCCTGCGTGTTTGCCATGCCCGAGCTGACGCACAACCTACAGCTCTTGGTTAGCCAGTGCGAGCAGCAGATCATCGCCATCGACAACCAGGAACGCGAGTGTTCCAGCCAGCAGGCAGCGCTGGAGAGCGAGCACCGGAAGTTGGAGGAGATTGTCCAGCTAGAACAAAACCACATACGCACTCTGGAGGAATCGTTGCAGCGGGTGGAGCGGTTAAGCGATAATCCAGACTTGAGTTTACCTCAGGCGGAACGACTCTTTCGGGAGCTGCTCGTGGACTACGCTACCGAATTCCAAGAGTTTGGACTTGCAGATCTGGCAGCCGGTGTCATAGCGCCTCTACTGAAGAGAGAACTAGTTCAGTGGCAGCCATTGGTACACCCAACGGAACCGCTGCCACTTATCAAGAAATGGCGCGGCATGCTCCAGCAAGGAGATGCAGCAGAGCAGCAGCCCCGCAACGTCTTCGATCCGTACTCCTCGCTCATCTGGGCCGGCGTGATGCCGTCGTTTCGGGCCAGCGCTGCCGCATGGGAACCGAAGGAGCATCCGCCAATGGCCGCACTCCTAGATGCCTGGGCACCCCTGCTGCCTAGCTGGGTCTTGGATTCGGTTCTCGAGCAACTGGTTCTGCCACGACTGGTGGCTGGTGTCCAGGAGTGGGATCCGCTCACCGACACCGTTCCGATCGACAGTTGGGTGCTGCCGTGGCACGCCATCTTGGGCAGCAAGCTGGAGGAGGCCGTCTATCCTCAGATCCGCAGCAAGTTGGGCATGGCATTGCGCGCCTGGTCACCGCAAGACCGCTCAGCCAGGGCCATGCTTACGCCCTGGCAGAAGGCCTTCCCCGAGGAAGAGATGCAAGAGTTCCTGCAGCGGTACATAGTGCCCAAACTGCAGGCGACTCTAGGCGAGCTCATCATCAATCCACTGCACCAGGACCTGGAGCTGTGGCACCAGGTGTGGGAGTGGCACGAGCTCATCGATCCCATGTACATGGCCCaactactggacagacactTCTTCCCGCGCTGGATGCAGGTGCTCGTCGTCTGGCTGAATCAGTCGCCGGACTACGCGGAGATCTCCCGATGGTACACCGGCTGGAAGAGCATGTTGAGCGAACCGCTTCTGCGCGAGCCCAGCGTTAAGGAGCATCTGCGGCGAGCCCTGGAAATTATGCACAGAGCCAGCGATGCCCTGCTGCAGCCTACGGTGACGCCCACGCCCCCGCCTCCAGTTCCTCCGGCTCCAGTCATAATGATGGACCTGATTCATCCGCCCGCCCAGCTGGAGTTCAAAGAGCTGGTGTCGCAGCAATGCGCCGACTTGGGAATCATCTTCGCTCCTCTGCCAGGGCGACGGGAGATGGGCAAACAG ATTTATCGCGTGGGAAAACTCTTCTGCTACATCGATCGTCACGTCTGCATGGTCAGCGATGGCAGCTTCAGCAACTGGAAGCCGGTGTCGCTGAATCATCTGCTAGAACGATCTCAAACGGGaattctttaa
- the LOC6613516 gene encoding beta-1,4-glucuronyltransferase 1 isoform X2 — translation MAAISFCNTKYVRLWPVLILLSVALLLVWRNLQQAQKLASSKIVGHTSVGLLLSNDSKPSSLSADFHLAYDHHPKFIRREDSVRTKELRSLLKCRDRSLRFQRLQHGDFWLLQNLVLGRRSREVGCAESVTYTTNGDFTFFDNLEMVVSRWRAPVSFAIHTPGYDLNTTLDAIRYVRNCLPESDSIKDWVSFHVYFPNQHMPDYVPYDEAEVLLYPHMCTLANGSLVSPPYTRIPTTESYKSRANLTYPINVGRNIARLAANTHFIFACDIELYPSVGFVDQFLDMVARNHSVLALDPRQRRRVYPLPVFEIETGVQVPADKNELLSLYRKQQAQVFHLKLCPTCHTIPGQEEWLNRTSRADDQLHVFSKALRKRKFRAWEPFYVSDNTEPLFDERVTWEGQSNKRIQNYAMCLLDYEYHVLSPAFLVHSPGIKQSSNGDSTRLQYAKEMSKFIQNKIEPEYRVLFGENSACKT, via the exons ATGGCGGCCATAAGTTTTTGCAATACGAAATATGTCCGTCTGTGGCCAGTGCTCATACTGCTCAGTGTGGCACTCCTGCTGGTTTGGAGGAACCTGCAGCAGGCTCAGAAACTGGCATCTTCCAAAATTGTTGGGCACACATCGGTAGGACTCTTGCTGTCCAACGACTCGAAACCATCAAGCCTTTCTGCAGACTTTCATCTCGCCTATGATCACCATCCTAAATTCATACGGCGAGAGGATTCCGTTCGCACCAAGGAACTGCGATCGTTGCTCAAGTGCCGCGACCGATCGCTCCGTTTCCAGAGGCTTCAGCACGGAGATTTCTGGCTGCTCCAGAATCTTGTCTTGGGACGGAGGAGTCGGGAAGTCGGCTGTGCCGAGTCCGTGACGTACACCACCAACGGGGACTTTACGTTCTTCGATAATCTGGAAATGGTGGTCTCACG TTGGCGTGCCCCAGTTAGTTTTGCCATCCACACTCCAGGTTATGATTTGAACACCACACTGGATGCCATTCGGTATGTGCGAAACTGTTTGCCGGAGAGCGATAGCATCAAGGACTGGGTCTCCTTCCACGTGTACTTCCCAAACCAGCACATGCCGGACTACGTACCATACGACGAGGCCGAGGTCCTGTTGTATCCGCACATGTGCACCCTGGCCAATGGATCGTTGGTATCGCCGCCCTACACACGAATCCCAACCACGGAAAGCTACAAGTCCAGGGCCAACCTCACGTACCCCATCAATGTGGGCAGAAATATAGCCAGGCTGGCGGCCAACACCCACTTCATCTTCGCCTGCGACATCGAGCTGTATCCCAGTGTGGGCTTCGTCGACCAATTCCTGGACATGGTGGCCAGAAACCACAGTGTCCTTGCACTGGATCCGCGGCAGCGCAGAAGGGTGTATCCTCTGCCCGTCTTCGAGATCGAAACGGGTGTCCAAGTGCCGGCGGATAAGAACGAATTGTTGTCCCTCTATCGGAAGCAGCAGGCACAGGTGTTCCATCTGAAGCTTTGCCCCACATGCCACACGATTCCTGGCCAAGAAGAGTGGCTCAATCGCACCTCCCGAGCCGATGACCAGCTGCACGTGTTCAGCAAGGCGTTGCGGAAACGGAAGTTCCGAGCCTGGGAGCCCTTCTACGTAAGCGATAACACGGAGCCACTGTTCGACGAACGCGTCACGTGGGAGGGTCAGTCGAACAAGCGCATACAG AACTACGCTATGTGCCTTTTGGACTACGAATACCATGTCTTGAGTCCAGCATTTCTAGTGCACAGTCCTGGCATCAAGCAATCCAGCAATGGTGACTCCACTCGTCTTCAATACGCGAAGGAAATGAGCAAATTCATTCAGAATAAAATCGAACCCGAATATCGTGTGCTCTTCGGAGAGAACTCAGCCTGCAAGACGTGA
- the LOC6613516 gene encoding beta-1,4-glucuronyltransferase 1 isoform X1 codes for MAAISFCNTKYVRLWPVLILLSVALLLVWRNLQQAQKLASSKIVGHTSVGLLLSNDSKPSSLSADFHLAYDHHPKFIRREDSVRTKELRSLLKCRDRSLRFQRLQHGDFWLLQNLVLGRRSREVGCAESVTYTTNGDFTFFDNLEMVVSRWRAPVSFAIHTPGYDLNTTLDAIRYVRNCLPESDSIKDWVSFHVYFPNQHMPDYVPYDEAEVLLYPHMCTLANGSLVSPPYTRIPTTESYKSRANLTYPINVGRNIARLAANTHFIFACDIELYPSVGFVDQFLDMVARNHSVLALDPRQRRRVYPLPVFEIETGVQVPADKNELLSLYRKQQAQVFHLKLCPTCHTIPGQEEWLNRTSRADDQLHVFSKALRKRKFRAWEPFYVSDNTEPLFDERVTWEGQSNKRIQVSYYCSFAVSVSQCNILLKNYAMCLLDYEYHVLSPAFLVHSPGIKQSSNGDSTRLQYAKEMSKFIQNKIEPEYRVLFGENSACKT; via the exons ATGGCGGCCATAAGTTTTTGCAATACGAAATATGTCCGTCTGTGGCCAGTGCTCATACTGCTCAGTGTGGCACTCCTGCTGGTTTGGAGGAACCTGCAGCAGGCTCAGAAACTGGCATCTTCCAAAATTGTTGGGCACACATCGGTAGGACTCTTGCTGTCCAACGACTCGAAACCATCAAGCCTTTCTGCAGACTTTCATCTCGCCTATGATCACCATCCTAAATTCATACGGCGAGAGGATTCCGTTCGCACCAAGGAACTGCGATCGTTGCTCAAGTGCCGCGACCGATCGCTCCGTTTCCAGAGGCTTCAGCACGGAGATTTCTGGCTGCTCCAGAATCTTGTCTTGGGACGGAGGAGTCGGGAAGTCGGCTGTGCCGAGTCCGTGACGTACACCACCAACGGGGACTTTACGTTCTTCGATAATCTGGAAATGGTGGTCTCACG TTGGCGTGCCCCAGTTAGTTTTGCCATCCACACTCCAGGTTATGATTTGAACACCACACTGGATGCCATTCGGTATGTGCGAAACTGTTTGCCGGAGAGCGATAGCATCAAGGACTGGGTCTCCTTCCACGTGTACTTCCCAAACCAGCACATGCCGGACTACGTACCATACGACGAGGCCGAGGTCCTGTTGTATCCGCACATGTGCACCCTGGCCAATGGATCGTTGGTATCGCCGCCCTACACACGAATCCCAACCACGGAAAGCTACAAGTCCAGGGCCAACCTCACGTACCCCATCAATGTGGGCAGAAATATAGCCAGGCTGGCGGCCAACACCCACTTCATCTTCGCCTGCGACATCGAGCTGTATCCCAGTGTGGGCTTCGTCGACCAATTCCTGGACATGGTGGCCAGAAACCACAGTGTCCTTGCACTGGATCCGCGGCAGCGCAGAAGGGTGTATCCTCTGCCCGTCTTCGAGATCGAAACGGGTGTCCAAGTGCCGGCGGATAAGAACGAATTGTTGTCCCTCTATCGGAAGCAGCAGGCACAGGTGTTCCATCTGAAGCTTTGCCCCACATGCCACACGATTCCTGGCCAAGAAGAGTGGCTCAATCGCACCTCCCGAGCCGATGACCAGCTGCACGTGTTCAGCAAGGCGTTGCGGAAACGGAAGTTCCGAGCCTGGGAGCCCTTCTACGTAAGCGATAACACGGAGCCACTGTTCGACGAACGCGTCACGTGGGAGGGTCAGTCGAACAAGCGCATACAGGTTAGTTACTACTGTAGTTTTGCAGTTTCCGTTTCACAGTGCAACATTTTATTGAAGAACTACGCTATGTGCCTTTTGGACTACGAATACCATGTCTTGAGTCCAGCATTTCTAGTGCACAGTCCTGGCATCAAGCAATCCAGCAATGGTGACTCCACTCGTCTTCAATACGCGAAGGAAATGAGCAAATTCATTCAGAATAAAATCGAACCCGAATATCGTGTGCTCTTCGGAGAGAACTCAGCCTGCAAGACGTGA